ACCTCGCGGCGGACGAGCTCGCCGTAGTCGGTGCCCGCCCGCCGGGCGAGGGCGAGGCCGAGCAGCCCGACGCCGAGGTTGGAGTACCGGAAGGTGCGGCCGGGCACCGAGCGCAGCTTCGTCCGGGCGAGCCCGGCGAGCAGCCGCTCGGCGGTGCACCCGGCGTAGGGGTCGGCGGCGCGGGGGTTGAGCAGGGCGGGCAGCAGCATGCCCCGGGGCAGGCGCGGCAGGCCCGAGGTGTGGGTGGCCAGCTGCTGCAGGGTGATCGGCCGGCCGTCCCGCTCGGGGACGGTGCGGCCGGGCAGCAGCTCGGCGAGCGGCTCGTCCAGGGCGGCGGCGCCGGCGAGCACGGTGCGGGCCAGTACGAGCGAGGTGAAGACCTTGGTGACCGAGCCGATCTCGAAGACGGTGTCCGGCCCTGGTGCGCCCTGGACCGCACCGCCGGCCCCTCCGGCGCTGTGGATCTCCACCGAGCCGTCCGCGATGCCGACCACCACGGCGCCGACCTGCCGCTCCACCAGCCGGTCTGCGGTCCGCCGGACGAGGTCCCCGAGCTCTGCCATGTCCGCCACCCTATGCGGGGGCCGTCCGCCCACCGGTCCGCCGGTATGAGGAAGCTCACCCTCCCCCGTCGTCCGCCAGGCGTACACCTTCGGGCTGATCCGGCCCGCGGGCCGCTCCGACGATGGACGGACCCGCCGCGACGCCCTGAGGGATCCTCACCTCTGCGCCCCGGCGGGTGGCCTGACGGACCGCCGCCCGACGGGACGACAGCCCCGACACTTCGCCCACGGAGCACCCGGCCGCGACGGCGTCTCGCCTGTTGAACAGGTGTGCACGGCACTCTTGACACGGAAGAAAGGGTTACCTAAGTTCTGCTGGCATGTCTCCGCAGTCTTCGCACCACACCGAGGACGCCGACCGCTCCGAGCCGTCGGTGGCCTTCGTCTTCGACATCACCGCCGACGAGATCCGCCGCCGGTCGCTGGCCGCCGCCTCCCTCGGCCCCACCCGGGACATCGCCGAGGAGGAGCGCCGCGAGGCCGAGGCCTACGCCCTGCTGTACTCCGGCCTCGACACCGAGCAGCAGCGCCTCTACGACGACCTGGTCACGGCGGGGGTCCTGCCCATGGAGGAGCGGGCCGATGCTGCCCATTGACCCGCAGGCCGACATCGGTCGCCGCGCGTGGATCGCCTGCCCCAAGTGCGACGACGCCCGCGACTGCGTGCCCTGCGGGGAGCGCCGCTCCTGCTCCGAGCACTGGCGCTACCTGATCTCCAACACCGGGAGCCTGCTCCACCTGCAGTGCCCCGCGTGCACCCACGTGTGGGACCACGAGACGGGCTTCGGCGCGACCCGCTCCGCGCTCGGCCAGGTGCCCGGTCCGCGCCGGTCGGAGCCGGCCTCCGGCGTCCTGCCGGAGGAGGATCCCGGGGCGGCCGGCCGGCAGCCGTCCGACACACCGTGATCCACCGCGCTCTAGACTGCGCGGCATGAACGCCACGCCGGATGACCGGCTCGAACGCCTCGTCCGCCTCGCCTCCGGCAGCTACCTGCTGGTGACCACGTACAAGAAGGACGGCACGACCGTGCCCACCCCGGTCTGGGTGGTGCGTGACGGCGACGCCCTGGGCATCTGGACGGTCGCCGACTCCTGGAAGGTCCGCCGCATCCGCAACCGGGCCGACGTGCTGGTCGGCCCGTGCGACGTCCGCGGCCGGCCGACCGGCGAGCAGGTGCCCGGCTCCGCCGAGATCTGCGGCCGGGAGAAGACCGCCGCCTACCGCACCCTGCTGCGCCAGAAGTACGGCCTGCTCGGCGTGCTCACCCTGCTCGGCAGCAAGGTGCGCCGCGGCGACCGCGGCACCGTCGGCATCCGGATCACGCTGACCTGAGCCGCACCGCCCCGAGCCGGGCGGCGGCACGCCGGAGGGGGTGACCGGGCGGCTCCCGGTCACCCCCTCCGCGGCATCGGCCGCCCGTCGGGCCTGCGAACTCAGTCGCGGGCGAGCAGCTCCAGGGTGTCGATCACCCGGTTGGAGAAGCCCCACTCGTTGTCGTACCAGGCGACCACCTTGACGTGCTTGCCGTCCACGCGGGTGAGCGCGGCGTCGAAGATCGACGAGGCGGGCTGGCCCGTGATGTCGCCGGAGACCAGCGGCTCGTCCGAGTAGTCGAGGATGCCCTTGAGCTTGCCGTCGGCGGCGGCGCGGTAGGCGGCGAGCACCTCCTCGCGGGTGACCTCGCGGGAGACCGTGGTGTTCAGCTCCACGATGGAGCCGACCGGGACGGGCACCCGGATCGAGTCGCCCGACAGCTTGCCGTCGAGCTGCGGCAGGACGAGGCCGATCGCCTTGGCGGCACCGGTGGTGGTGGGCACGATGTTCACACCGGCGGCGCGGGCACGGCGCATGTCGCGGTGCGGGCCGTCCTGGAGGTTCTGCTCCTGGGTGTAGGCGTGCACGGTGGTCATGAAGCCGTGCTCGATGCCGGCCAGCTCGTCCAGCACGGCCGCCAGCGGGGCCAGCGCGTTGGTGGTGCACGAGGCGTTCGAGACGATGACGTGCTCGGCGGGGTCGTAGGCCTCGGTGTTCACGCCGTAGGCCAGCGTGACGTCGGCACCGTCGGAGGGGGCGCTCACCAGGACGCGCTTGGCACCGGCCTTGATGTGCGCGCGGGCGGCGTCCGCCGCGGTGAACCGGCCGGTGGACTCCAGGACGATGTCGACACCGAGCTCCGCCCACGGCAGGTCGGCCGGCTCGCGCTCCGCGAGGACCTTGATCCGGCGGCCGTCGACCACCAGGTCGGTGCCGTCGATCTCGACCGGGCGGCCGAGCCGGCCCAGCGCACTGTCGTACTTGAGCAGGTGCGCGAGGGACTCGGGAGCGGTGAGGTCGTTGATGGCGACGATCTCGAGCTTGCTGTCGCGCTCCAGCAGCGCACGCAGGGTGTTGCGCCCGATGCGGCCGAATCCGTTGACGGCGATGCGAGTCATGGAGAGTCCTTTCGTTTCGTCCCGCCGTCCATGCTCGGCTTCCGGACGCCGCACGGACAGTGGCTCGGATGCCAGCGCACGCAAGGATCTCGCCAGAAGGTTCGCCAGCGACCGCAAGGATCCCGCCACGTCCGTCGCGCGGACGGCCTCAGGCCGAGAAGCGGACGCCTCAGGCCGAGAAGGTGTGCCGGTACTCGGTCGGCGAGGTACCGAGGATCCGCTGGAAGTGCAGCCGCAGGTTGGCGCCGGTGCCGAGGCCGACCCGGTCGGCGATCTGCTCCACCCCCAGGTCGGTGCGCTCCAGCAGCTCGCGGGCGAGGTCGACGCGGGCCCGCAGCACCCACTGCATCGGCGTGTAGCCGGTGTCCTCCACGAAGCGGCGCGAGAAGGTCCGTGCCGAGACCCGCGCGTTGCGGGCCAGCGCCTCCAGGGTCAGCGGTTCGGCGAGGTGCGCCAGCGCCCACTCGCGGGTGCTGGCGAACACGTCCCCGAGCGGCTCGGGGACGCTCCGCGGCACGTACTGGGCCTGCCCGCCGCTGCGGTACGGCGCCGCCACCAGCCGGCGCGCCACGTGGTTGGAGAGCCCGACGCCGTGGTCGCGTCGCACCAGGTGCAGGCAGAGGTCGATGCCGGAGGCGGCGCCCGCCGAGGTGAGCACGTCGCCCTCGTCCACGAACAGCACGTTCTCGTCCACCCGCACCAGCGGATGCCGCGCGGCCAGTGCCTTGCTGTAGTGCCAGTGGGTGGTGGCCCGTTTGCCGTCGAGCAGGCCGGTCGCCGCCAGCGCGAACGCGCCGGTCGAGATCGCCGCGAGCCTGGTGCCCCGTGCGTGGGCGGCCGTCAGCGCGGCGACGACCTCGGCCGGCGCCTCGGTGGTGGCCGGCTCCCGGTAGCCGGGGATGAAGACCGTGTCCGCCTGCTCGAACGCCTCCAGGCCGTCCGCCACGTGGTACGAGAGGCCGTCCCCGCCGGTGACCAGCCCGGGCGCGGCGCCGCAGACCCGCACCTCGTACGGCATGCTCGGACGGTTGGAGAACACCTGCGCGGGGATCCCCACGTCGAGCGGCTTCGCCCCCTCCAGCACCAGCACGGCGACATGGTGGTTCTTCCGGCCCATCGGAACTCCTCGTGCACACTCCGCGGCCACCGGTCGTCCGCTCCCCCGCCGGTGGCCCGAACACCAGCTGTCGCAAGCATCCTGCCACCCCCGTCCGCGGGCGGGGCCCGGCACGGCTCAGTCCGCCCGCCGGTGGAGGGCGTCGAGGACGGCCAGGTCGTCGGCGGTGAGGCGCAGGGCCGCCGCGGCCACGTTGGCGGTGAGGTGGTCCGGGTCGCCGGTGCCGGGGATGGCGAGGACGTGCGGTCCGCGGTGCAGAGTCCAGGCGATCCGCACCTGGGCGGGGCTCGCGCCCTGCCGACGGGCCACGGCCAGGACCTCCGGCGGCTCCTCGCCGGTGGCCCCGCCCTGGCGGCCGGCGCCGGCGATCGCGTAGAAGGGGACGAAGGCGATTCCCAGGTCGCCGCAGGCGCGGAGCAGGGCGGCCTGGTCGGGCGGGCCGCCGATGCCGTACGGGTTCTGCACGCAGACCACCGGCGCGATCGCCGTGGCCTCGGCGAGGTGGGCGGCGGTCACGTTGGACAGGCCCAGGTGGCGGACGAGCCCGGCCTCGCGGAGTTCGGCGAGGGCGCCGAAGCGCTCGGCGATCGGGTCGGTGCCGACGATCCGCAGGTTCACCACGTCCAGGTGGTCGCGGCCGAGTTGGCGAAGGTTCTGCTCGACCTGGCCGCGCAGCTGTTCCGGGCCGGCGTGCTTCTGCCAGTGGCCGGAGAGGTCGCGTCCGGGGCCGACCTTGGTGGTGATCACGAGGCCGTCCGGGTAGGGCGCCAGGGCGGTGTTGATCAGCTCGTTGGCCGAGCGGAGCGGCGAGAAGTAGAAGGCGGCGGTGTCGATGTGGTCGACGCCGAGGTCGACGGCGCGGCGCAGCACGGCGATCGCCTGCGCGCGGTCGCGCGGCACGGCGCCGGGGACGAGGGCGGCGCCGGTCTGCGGCAGGCGCATGGCGCCGAGGCCGAGGCGGTTGACCGTCAGGTCGCCGAGGGTCCAGGTGCCCGCCGCGGCCGCGGTGATGGTCTGTGAGGTCATGCCGGGCATCCTCCGCGGGGCCGTAGAGTGGCCGCCATTGATTCGGGCATAGCCGAATCCGGGGGTGGGGGTGCGGGTGGCGGAGGGCCTGGTCTTCTCGGTACGGGATCTGGCGCACATGCGGTTCGCCGTGTCGCCGATGTGGGAGGTCGGGCCGAGCCTTCGGCTGCTGCGCTCGGGGGTGGACCATCCGGTGCACCGGCGCTGGGTGGAGCAGGTGCGGCCCCGGCTGGCGGCCGTGGGCCTGGGGCGGCTCGCCGAGCTGGTCCCGCCGTCGGGCTACGTCCCGGACTTCCTCAACCCGACGCCCGTCGCGCCCTCCGCCGACCTGGCCGCGGAACTCGACGCCATCCTGGCCACCCCGGCGGAGCGGGTCCGCCGGGACCTGGACCGGCTGCGGCGCGAGCAGCACGGGCTCGGCCCGCGCGCCGAGGCGCTGTACGCCCGGCCGGAGGCCCGGCTGGCCGGGGTCGCCGAGGAGATCCGGCTGTACTGGGAGCTGGCGCTGGCCCCGTACTGGGCGCGGATCCGCGCCGTGCTGGACGCCGACGTGGCGCACCGGGCGCGGCAGGTCGCGGAGCGCGGCGCGGCACACCTGCTGGGCGGCCTGCACGCCTCGGTCCTCTGGGACGAGGACACCCTGCGGTTGCTGCGGCGCCCGGGTGCCCTCTCCCGGCCCACGGCCGGGCAGGGGCTGCTGCTGATCCCCTCGGTCTTCACCGGGCCGACTCCGTTCACCCGGGTGACCCCGCCGGACCCGCCGCAACTCGCCTATCCCGCACGGGGGATCGGGCACCTATGGGAGACCGCGCCCGGCGCCGGCAGCGAGGCCCTCGCCGCCGTCCTGGGCCGCACCCGCACCCGTCTGCTGGTCGAGCTGGACACCCCCGCCTCGACCACCGAGCTGGCCCACCGCACGGGTATCTCCCCCGCCGCGGTCTCCGAGAACCTCTCCGCCCTCCGCGACGCCGGGCTGGCCACCGCCCACCGCGCGGGCCGCTCCGTCCTCTACGCCCGCACCGCCACCGCCGACGCCCTCCTCACCGCTGCGACGGGCTGAGGCGGCACGGCCGCCGCGCTGCTGTGAGGCCGGTCGCGACGGCCGGCCCGCCGGCCCGCCGTCAAGGGACGGCCAGCCACCGGGCGCTCCCCGCACCGGATCCGGCGCTTTCTCGCCGCTCGCGGCCCGGCACGGGCCTGCGCTCAGCCCCGGACGGACAGGAAGATCGGATTGGTGAGCGCCGCCATCGGCCCGAACGGCAGCTCGGGGCCCATGGAGTTGCCCTTGCCGGGGCTGCCGTCCGCCCGGGGGTGCCGCACCTCGGCCCGCACATAGCCGGCCAGGGAGGCGGTGGTCCGCCACCGCGCGGTGCCGGCGCCCGAGGCGGGCAGCGACTCCTGGTGCAGCTGGCCCTCGTCGGTGAGCAACCGGACGGTGCCGCCGGGCACCCCGGAGACCGCGAGCCGGATGTCGACCGGGTGTCGGCGGCCACCGTCAGCCGTTCCCCGACACCGGCCGCGCGGCCGCCCCCGGCGGCGGTGAACTCCAGCCCGACCGCGGCGGATTCGGCGATCCAGCTGCGGCCGGCCCGGAGCCCCGCCAGGATGTGGTGGCGGGTCAGGTCGTCGGCCAGCACGACGGTGTGCGGGGAGCCGATCACCTGCGGCTCGCTGTGCGCGTCGCTGTTGCCGATCGCCGGCAGCCACGTCGGGTCGCCGCGCCGGGCGCCCTCGGCGAGCCGGGCGTCCCAGCCGTCGACCGCGGACTCGTCGTCGTAGGTCCACGGCCCGTTCCACACCTCGACCGCGTCGGCGTCCTCGTAGCCGAACTTCCACGGGCAACCGATGTACGGGCAGTGCGGGTGCGCCGGCACCACCAGGCCGCCCGCCTGCCGGACCTGGCCGGCGAACCGCCGGTGCGCCCCGTCGCGGGCCCGGTACCGCCAGTCGATCCACTGCCCGGGCGGCAGGCCGAGTGCCAGCCAGTGACCGTTGCGGGTGGTGACCTCCTCCCCCGCGACCACCAGCAGGTCCGGGCCGGCCAGCGGGCCCCAGACGCCGTGCGAGGACGAGGTGTTGTGGTCGGTCGAGACGATGAAGTCCAGCCCGGCGGCCCGGGCACCCGCGGCGACCTCGGCGGGCTGCCGGCGGCCGTCCGAGTGGACGGTGTGCAGGTGGCAGTCGCCGCGGTACCAGGCGCGGCCCCGGCCGCGGGCCCGCTCGGCGGGATGGGCGGGCGTGAACGCCGCCCCGTCCGGCCCGAACCGCAGGGTGACTTCGACGCGGTACTCCATGCCCTGCGGCGCCACCTGGTACGGCCCGAGCACCACGTGCCAGGTGCCCGGCCGCACCGGCCCCGGCAGGTAGCCGGGCGTGGCCTCCGAGCGGCTGATCGCGAAGGAGCTGCGGAAGCCGCCCGACCAGCCGCGGAAGCCCCGCCCGCCGAGCCCGGTGCCGCGCTCGTCGAAGATGCCGATGTCGCAGGAGTTGCCCGGGGTGCCGGCCGGCACCGGCGGCCGGTCGTAGCCGTACGCGACGGCGATCTCCCGCACCCCCTCCGGGACCTCGACCGGCAGGTACACGAAGTCGGCCGCGCCGGTGGCGAGCCGTCCGGTGACGACCAGGGTCTGCTCACCGGTGTCCGCACTCGTGCCCTCGCCGTCCGACGCCGCCCGCCCGGCGAACACCAGCGGCGCGAGCACCGCGGCGCCCGCCGCCGCGCTCAGCACACCGCGCCGGGGGACGGCCGCCCGCCCGCCCCCGGTCTCCTGCCCCTGCTGTGCCACGACCGTCCTCCGTCCGCCGAGGGTCCGTACCGGACACCTACCCGTCCGGGTGAACGCCGGGGACGACCGGACGAGCCGGCGGACCACCGCCGGATGACGATTCCGCGCGCCCGGGCCCGCCGGAGCGACTGCCGGACCGGTCAGGAACGGAGAAGCACCTGCCGGAGAGCCGGGGCTAGCGTGGCGGCCATGGACATCACCATTCACTGGACCTTCCTCCCGCACACCGACCCGGACGCCTCCGTGGCCTTCTACCGCGACCTCCTCGGCTTCGAGGTCCGCAACGACGTCGGCAACGGCGCGATGCGCTGGATCACGGTCGGCCCGGCCGGGCAGCCCGGCATGTCGGTCGTCCTGGAGCCGCCCGGCATGGACCCCGGTATCACCGAGGACGAGCGCCGCACGATCACCGAGATGATGGCC
This genomic window from Streptomyces sp. TLI_235 contains:
- a CDS encoding CubicO group peptidase (beta-lactamase class C family), yielding MAELGDLVRRTADRLVERQVGAVVVGIADGSVEIHSAGGAGGAVQGAPGPDTVFEIGSVTKVFTSLVLARTVLAGAAALDEPLAELLPGRTVPERDGRPITLQQLATHTSGLPRLPRGMLLPALLNPRAADPYAGCTAERLLAGLARTKLRSVPGRTFRYSNLGVGLLGLALARRAGTDYGELVRREVCRPLGLADTAVTPGPEASGRLAGGHTARRRPAAPWHLADLAGAGALRSTAADLAAFLRAQLGGAPGGLAEAIALTRQVEHRTSPISWAHLGWMAHRLHPRQGGRLQIWHNGGTGGFASYTGFDPETGVAVAVLGNTSGSVDAPAAALLRALQDRAAGQGR
- a CDS encoding glyceraldehyde-3-phosphate dehydrogenase (NAD+) encodes the protein MTRIAVNGFGRIGRNTLRALLERDSKLEIVAINDLTAPESLAHLLKYDSALGRLGRPVEIDGTDLVVDGRRIKVLAEREPADLPWAELGVDIVLESTGRFTAADAARAHIKAGAKRVLVSAPSDGADVTLAYGVNTEAYDPAEHVIVSNASCTTNALAPLAAVLDELAGIEHGFMTTVHAYTQEQNLQDGPHRDMRRARAAGVNIVPTTTGAAKAIGLVLPQLDGKLSGDSIRVPVPVGSIVELNTTVSREVTREEVLAAYRAAADGKLKGILDYSDEPLVSGDITGQPASSIFDAALTRVDGKHVKVVAWYDNEWGFSNRVIDTLELLARD
- a CDS encoding AraC family transcriptional regulator with amidase-like domain, giving the protein MGRKNHHVAVLVLEGAKPLDVGIPAQVFSNRPSMPYEVRVCGAAPGLVTGGDGLSYHVADGLEAFEQADTVFIPGYREPATTEAPAEVVAALTAAHARGTRLAAISTGAFALAATGLLDGKRATTHWHYSKALAARHPLVRVDENVLFVDEGDVLTSAGAASGIDLCLHLVRRDHGVGLSNHVARRLVAAPYRSGGQAQYVPRSVPEPLGDVFASTREWALAHLAEPLTLEALARNARVSARTFSRRFVEDTGYTPMQWVLRARVDLARELLERTDLGVEQIADRVGLGTGANLRLHFQRILGTSPTEYRHTFSA
- a CDS encoding aryl-alcohol dehydrogenase-like predicted oxidoreductase, which produces MTSQTITAAAAGTWTLGDLTVNRLGLGAMRLPQTGAALVPGAVPRDRAQAIAVLRRAVDLGVDHIDTAAFYFSPLRSANELINTALAPYPDGLVITTKVGPGRDLSGHWQKHAGPEQLRGQVEQNLRQLGRDHLDVVNLRIVGTDPIAERFGALAELREAGLVRHLGLSNVTAAHLAEATAIAPVVCVQNPYGIGGPPDQAALLRACGDLGIAFVPFYAIAGAGRQGGATGEEPPEVLAVARRQGASPAQVRIAWTLHRGPHVLAIPGTGDPDHLTANVAAAALRLTADDLAVLDALHRRAD
- a CDS encoding regulatory ArsR family protein yields the protein MRVAEGLVFSVRDLAHMRFAVSPMWEVGPSLRLLRSGVDHPVHRRWVEQVRPRLAAVGLGRLAELVPPSGYVPDFLNPTPVAPSADLAAELDAILATPAERVRRDLDRLRREQHGLGPRAEALYARPEARLAGVAEEIRLYWELALAPYWARIRAVLDADVAHRARQVAERGAAHLLGGLHASVLWDEDTLRLLRRPGALSRPTAGQGLLLIPSVFTGPTPFTRVTPPDPPQLAYPARGIGHLWETAPGAGSEALAAVLGRTRTRLLVELDTPASTTELAHRTGISPAAVSENLSALRDAGLATAHRAGRSVLYARTATADALLTAATG
- a CDS encoding putative glyoxalase superfamily protein PhnB; protein product: MTIPRARARRSDCRTGQERRSTCRRAGASVAAMDITIHWTFLPHTDPDASVAFYRDLLGFEVRNDVGNGAMRWITVGPAGQPGMSVVLEPPGMDPGITEDERRTITEMMAKGTYARITLATSDLDGVFDRLKSGGAELVQEPTEQPYGLRDCAFRDPAGNLVRFNEVR